The nucleotide sequence GCGGCTGTTCTATCTTTTTATTTTTTTTGTGCAATAGGAAATTATTTTAATAAATTTTTGATAAGTTCTATTTTTATTTTAAGTTTTATAATCGGTTTTATATTTAGAAAAAAGAAGTTCTTTTTTATCTTTTCAGGGCTTTTTATAGGAAGCTTTGCAGTATTGCGTTTATTTTTTATCTATGCGGAGCCTTTTTCCCTTGCCGAATTAAATAAGGTTAAAAGCATTCAAGCCGAGCTTACGGGAGAAGCTTATCCTGCAGGTGAAAAATACTATGCTGCAAATGCTAAACTTATTTCTTTTTCGTATAATAATGGGGCAAAATTTTCTGCAAAGGGAAATATAAAAATATTTTTTCCTTCGGATATGGTATTACAAAATAATGCTTACGGAATTTCGGTCTACAAGGTCGCCGATTCGGCGCCCTATAAGACCGGTTCAAGAAAAGAAGCTTTAGCCAATTTTTCCAAGGGCGTAATATTTGAAGCTTCGGGCCGTTTCGGAGCAAAGAAAAACGCTATGAGCCCCTTGGCTTTTTTTGGAGATAAATCCGTTCCCGAATTTTTAGGTTGGAGATCGGCCGTTTTAAGATTCAGGGCTTTTTTACGGTTTTATCTTATGCGTTTGTTGGCAGGGTGGGGGAGTGCCGGTGCCTTGCTTTTAGCCCTCCTTTCTGCAAACAGGGATTTTTTGATTCTTCCTGTTTCGGAAGCTTTTAGAAATGCAGGGCTTGCTCACGTTTTGGCCCTTTCGGGGATGCATGTTTCTTTGGTAAGCTTAACCGCCTTGCAGATGGGTTCTATATTCGGAAAAAAAAGCCTTGCGATAAAGTTTTCTCTAGTTTCCATTATCTTCTTTGTTTGGTTTGCAGGAGCTGCTCCATCTTTAAACCGAGCCCTCGGCATGATGATTTTAATTATTATAGGCAAGTCCTTAGGGCTTCAGCCTCCGATGATTTCGGTTTTATGTACAATGCTTATTTTTCATATTGCAGTAAAACCTGATGATGCCCTAAGTCTCGGCTTTATGCTTTCGTACGGAGCCTTGGCCGGAATTCTCATCTTTGGAAGTGCCGTACATGATATTCTAACCGGAAAAATCCCTCCTAAAATACTGGGAAGTTTTTCGGCTTCAATAGGAGCTCAAACCTTTACCGCCCCCATTGTAATAAGCAAGATAGGAGTCTTAGCACCTATAGGTATAATTGCTTCTGTCATTGTAAGCCCTCTTATATCTGCCTTTTTAATTTTAGGCCTTGCGGCAATTTTTATTTCTCTTTTATTTCCGTTTACAGGCTTTATTTTTTCTTACTTTTTAAATGCTTTTTATGATTTGATATTTTTTATTATTCGAACTTTTGCCCTTTTTCCGCTGATGACGGCAGATACTTTTTTTGCCGGCTTGACTTTTGCAATACTTCCCTTTACGGCCGGCTTAATTTGTGTGTTTTATGCCGACAGGAAATTAAAAAAGATGGAGAGTCTTTTAAAATGAAAGTTTTAATGCAGTATGCTTCAAGTGAGCTAAACGTAAAAAACTCAAGATTTTTAGCGGAAATTTTTCCTATAAATTCGGCCGCCGAAGCCAGAGAGCTTTTAAAAAGCCAAAAGGAAAAATATGAAGACTCCCGCCATGTAGTTCATGCCTTTGTAGCAGGCGAAAACGGAGAAGTCTTAGGCTGTTCCGATGACGGGGAACCTTCGGGAACGGCCGGCCGGCCGGCTCTTGCAGTGCTCAAGGGTTCAGAAATCACAAACATAATGCTTACAATTACACGCTGGTTCGGAGGAACCCTTTTGGGAACAGGCGGTTTGGTAAAAGCTTACTCGGATTCTGCAAAACTTGTTCTTCAAGAAGCTTCAACCGAAGAGCTTATCAAAAAAGAGACTTTTCAATTTGAATGCTCTTATTCCGAATGGGAAAATTTAAAGCGTCACCTTGATGAATTTTCGGTTGAACATTTAGAATTATCTTACGAAGAAAAGATAAGATTTCGAGGACAAATTCCTTTAGATAAAAAAGCACCCTTTGAAGCCTTTATTGAAAATGCTTCAAAGGGCGGTATAAGTTTAGTCTTTCCAATGTATGACAGGTTTTGAGAATTTGCAAATATGCCATATAAATTCTATTTGGAACAGATAATTCTTACAATCGAAAATACTGCTATACAAGGCCATAATTTTTTAGAATCCAATTTTGAATTATTCACCTCAAATAGTTTATATTTATCTTTAGTAAATTCTGCATAAATTATTCCGTCTGAACTAACAATATGGAATACCTGATCTTTTGATTTAACCATCTGAATAAACGAACTCATATTATCTTTCATTGTCGCTACGGTATACATGCTTGTTAACAGTACATAAAATTCAACGTTTTCAACAGAAAAAGTTGCAAGCTTAACCGGTAATTCCGACTCATGTATGGATTTTTCCCAAATCGCTTGAGAACCGGATATATTGAATTTTTCAAATTTATAGATAGGCGGGAGATTTTGAATATCAACTTCTCGGATATTTTCAATTCCATAGTCTCCTTTCTTTTGCCGATAGTTAATTTGAATATCGTAAAAAATATCGTTAAGCCGGACCTGTCCTGTCCATTTCATGAGGTCTGCTTCATTTGGATAAAGAGGATCAAAGCCTAACCTAAAGTCTTCTTTTCCATTCAAAATAATATCATTAGAATCAGCAATGGCTGACTTTTTAAA is from Treponema denticola and encodes:
- a CDS encoding ComEC/Rec2 family competence protein, coding for MVNENRLTRNTFFVLKPIVISACAAVLSFYFFCAIGNYFNKFLISSIFILSFIIGFIFRKKKFFFIFSGLFIGSFAVLRLFFIYAEPFSLAELNKVKSIQAELTGEAYPAGEKYYAANAKLISFSYNNGAKFSAKGNIKIFFPSDMVLQNNAYGISVYKVADSAPYKTGSRKEALANFSKGVIFEASGRFGAKKNAMSPLAFFGDKSVPEFLGWRSAVLRFRAFLRFYLMRLLAGWGSAGALLLALLSANRDFLILPVSEAFRNAGLAHVLALSGMHVSLVSLTALQMGSIFGKKSLAIKFSLVSIIFFVWFAGAAPSLNRALGMMILIIIGKSLGLQPPMISVLCTMLIFHIAVKPDDALSLGFMLSYGALAGILIFGSAVHDILTGKIPPKILGSFSASIGAQTFTAPIVISKIGVLAPIGIIASVIVSPLISAFLILGLAAIFISLLFPFTGFIFSYFLNAFYDLIFFIIRTFALFPLMTADTFFAGLTFAILPFTAGLICVFYADRKLKKMESLLK
- a CDS encoding YigZ family protein, with amino-acid sequence MKVLMQYASSELNVKNSRFLAEIFPINSAAEARELLKSQKEKYEDSRHVVHAFVAGENGEVLGCSDDGEPSGTAGRPALAVLKGSEITNIMLTITRWFGGTLLGTGGLVKAYSDSAKLVLQEASTEELIKKETFQFECSYSEWENLKRHLDEFSVEHLELSYEEKIRFRGQIPLDKKAPFEAFIENASKGGISLVFPMYDRF